TATTGCCTGCGCGCGATTTTCTGCCTCTTCGACCGATTGGATCCCGGGGACCAGCAAAGCAAACTCATCGCCGCCCATACGTGCCACTACGTCGTTTTCGCGCTGCCATACCAGCAATCTTTGTGCTACTGCCTGCAACAGGGTGTCACCAAAGCCATGGCCGTAGCGATCATTGAGTTGCTTGAACCCATCCAGATCCAGAATCCCCACCAGCAGGCTGCCTGAGTATAATGTTTGATCCTGATAATGCTCCAGGCACGCCAGGAACATCCGGCGATTGGGAAGATCCGTCAATGCATCATGTGTTGCCTGATAGCGGAGTTTTTCTTGCAACTGCTGGGTCTCTGTCACGTCACGTAGAACCCACACCATACCGGTGTCTCCTCCTTGCTGGTCGTGAATCAGCTCGGCGCTACGTTCAATCCACCGCTCCTCACCTTGATGATCCAGCACCAGAGCAGGCGGTGGCATAGCCGATTGCCCTTCCGATGACTCAGATTGTCGAAGAGCGCAACTCTGACTGCATCCTTGCTTATTCTTTTTGCGATCATCCAATGCAAGGATCTGTGACAGCACTTGTCCATAGGCTTGAGGCACACGAATGCCTAACAGCCGTTCGGCAGCTGGGTTTGCACTGCTAATCCGTCCATCGGCGTCCGTCACGATGACAGCGTCACCGATGCTGCGCAAGGTCACCTCAGCCCGCTCTTTACTTTCCCACAGCGCCTGTGCCACCCCTTCGCGCTTTCGCTCAGCAGATTGCAGGAAGCGATAGCCCGCAAAACTCAGCCCCAGCAGTGCCAACAGCCCCCAGAAAGTCCCTTGAAAGATTTGCCACCAACGTGCCCAAAGCGCCGCATAGCCAATTCCGACGCCGGCAACCATCGGGAATCCAGGGACCCGCACCATGGCGCCCATACGCCACTCGCCGGCAGCCTTTGACAATCCAACAAACGTACCCGACTGCAAGTCAGGATGCGACTGCAGATAGCGGACTGCAATACCAGATTGTGGCATAGCGAAGCTAGTTGCCGTTGGCACTGGAAAACGGGCTTCCAGAAACCCGTCTGACTGCAATAAAAACAGAGAACCAGGGGTTTGGATCGGCAAGCGCTGCCAGGAAGGAAGTCGACCCTGTAGAAGAGGGATCAAGGCCAAGAAGGACGCCCGTCCTTTGGCACCCGACTGCAGGACCGGCACCATCCAGGTTCCGGAATCCCGTTTGCTTGTTTTGAGTTCCACCGGCGGGGCGACACAGAACTTCGTGCTCAGAAGACAGGCATGTAAGGCATCTCGCTGTTCTACGGATAATTGCACTTTGTCTGCAGGCGCCGTCTTTGGATGGATCAGCGCCTGCCATAATCCAGCCAAGGTCTTCCCCTCTTGTCCTGCAGCAACTATCTTCCCGTTCGCAAGAGCCATTCCGACT
The window above is part of the Acidithiobacillus acidisediminis genome. Proteins encoded here:
- a CDS encoding putative bifunctional diguanylate cyclase/phosphodiesterase: MLSTPVQAYLPSFGTRWLFRLWLGFAALIFASGCYWGWQTWRELYRHEEANLLTLSAALATSTHADLHGLQVSLLMLRQQSQDLSGTAPSPLQKLLHQYLRMQPHVAAVGMALANGKIVAAGQEGKTLAGLWQALIHPKTAPADKVQLSVEQRDALHACLLSTKFCVAPPVELKTSKRDSGTWMVPVLQSGAKGRASFLALIPLLQGRLPSWQRLPIQTPGSLFLLQSDGFLEARFPVPTATSFAMPQSGIAVRYLQSHPDLQSGTFVGLSKAAGEWRMGAMVRVPGFPMVAGVGIGYAALWARWWQIFQGTFWGLLALLGLSFAGYRFLQSAERKREGVAQALWESKERAEVTLRSIGDAVIVTDADGRISSANPAAERLLGIRVPQAYGQVLSQILALDDRKKNKQGCSQSCALRQSESSEGQSAMPPPALVLDHQGEERWIERSAELIHDQQGGDTGMVWVLRDVTETQQLQEKLRYQATHDALTDLPNRRMFLACLEHYQDQTLYSGSLLVGILDLDGFKQLNDRYGHGFGDTLLQAVAQRLLVWQRENDVVARMGGDEFALLVPGIQSVEEAENRAQAILNVLRAPLEMPEMTVYLSASLGLTCFPKDQNSPAELLRHADLALYAAKEAGRDTYVFFHRDMELFQDRSLEICRMTEEALEQGQLVLHYQPIVEAERGPVGVEALLRMNHPQQGLLTPAAFASALDSPRLARRIGQFVFATAFRQNQSWHRQGVHLRVSVNISAHHLLDPAFLSDLQAALDAHPELPPEKVEIEVTETAPLQDFRKAQQVLLSCQQLGVRVALDDFGTGSASLTYLQKLPADSIKIDQSFVRDILHNPKDYAIISGIVTSARLLGLEVIAEGVETWDHAALLHQLQCQCFQGYAIARPMPSDQAENWVKQYNQLFSNGNSTPPLPPSGIKNYF